The following proteins are encoded in a genomic region of Glycine soja cultivar W05 chromosome 17, ASM419377v2, whole genome shotgun sequence:
- the LOC114392293 gene encoding probable 1-acyl-sn-glycerol-3-phosphate acyltransferase 4: MEVCEPVKSENRLKHRPLTPIRFLRGLICLVVFLSTALMCLVYFVPVAVVGLRLFSIRCSRKTVSFIFGLWLSLWPSLFEKINKTKVVFSGDGVPMKERVLLIANHRTEVDWMYLWDLALRKGRLGCIKYILKSSLMKLPIFGWGFHILEFIAVERKWEIDEQILQQKLSTLKDPQDPLWLALFPEGTDYTDQKSKNSQKFAAEAGLPVLTNVLLPKTKGFHACLEALRASLDAVYDVTIAYKNQCPSFLDNVFGVDPPEVHLHVRRIPVEEIPASETKAASWLIDTFQIKDQLLSDFKIQGHFPNQLNENEISTFKSLVSFMVIVSFTAMFTYFTFFSVIWFKLYVGLSCAYLSLATRFNFQLMPLTYYVHALHKSKNQKSE; the protein is encoded by the exons ATGGAAGTTTGTGAGCCAGTCAAATCTGAAAATAGATTAAAGCACCGCCCCTTGACCCCTATTAGGTTCTTAAGGGGTCTGATATGTTTAGTGGTGTTTCTTTCTACAGCTCTTATGTGTTTAGTCTATTTTGTGCCAGTAGCAGTTGTAGGATTGCGGCTTTTCAGCATACGTTGTAGTAGGAAGACAGTGTCATTCATCTTTGGACTTTGGCTGTCTCTGTGGCCCTCTCTATTTGAAAAGATTAACAAAACTAAAGTTGTGTTTTCTGGGGATGGTGTTCCTATGAAGGAACGTGTTTTACTTATTGCTAATCACAGAACTGAGGTTGATTGGATGTACTTGTGGGATCTCGCACTTCGAAAGGGGAGACTGGGATGCATAAAATACATCCTTAAGAGCAGCTTGATGAAACTACCTATCTTTGGTTGGGGATTCCACATTCTGGAGTTCATTGCAGTTGAAAGGAAGTGGGAGATAGATGAGCAAATATTGCAACAAAAGCTTTCAACCTTAAAGGACCCTCAAGATCCCTTATGGCTAGCTCTTTTTCCCGAAGGAACCGATTATAC TGATCAGAAGAGTAAAAATAGTCAAAAATTTGCTGCTGAAGCTGGGCTCCCTGTGCTGACAAATGTATTACTACCAAAAACAAAGGGGTTTCATGCTTGCTTGGAAGCTCTGCGAGCCTCATTAGATGCAG TATACGATGTGACAATTGCATACAAGAATCAGTGTCCTTCCTTTCTGGACAATGTTTTTGGTGTTGACCCTCCAGAAGTGCACCTGCACGTGCGGCGTATTCCTGTGGAGGAGATTCCAGCTTCCGAAACCAAAGCTGCTTCTTGGTTAATCGACACATTCCAGATAAAGGACCAATTGCTTTcagatttcaagattcaaggccATTTCCCTAACCAactaaatgaaaatgaaatttctacATTTAAGAGCCTAGTCTCTTTTATGGTGATAGTTTCTTTTACTGCCATGTTtacttattttacttttttttctgtcATTTGGTTCAAACTGTATGTAGGTCTATCTTGTGCATATCTTTCTCTTGCAACCcgcttcaattttcaattgatGCCTTTAACTTACTATGTTCATGCACTCCAtaaaagcaagaatcaaaaGAGTGAATAG
- the LOC114391843 gene encoding pathogenesis-related protein 5-like gives MALIPNSKTSALFHLLLFLLGNVAYATVFTLENHCSYTVWPGTLSGNGAALLGEGGFALAPGSAVQLTAPAGWSGRFWARTGCSFDASGSGKCVTGDCGSGLKCSGGGVPPATLAEFTLGSASNGNKDFYDVSLVDGYNVGMGVRATGGTGDCQYAGCVADVNGVCPAELQVRDGSGAVVACKSACLALNTAEYCCTGDHNTPQTCPPTHYSEIFKNACPTAYSYAYDDASSTCTCSGSDYRITFCST, from the exons ATGGCTCTAATCCCAAACTCAAAAACCTCTGCACTCTTCCACCTGCTCCTCTTCTTATTAG GCAATGTAGCATATGCCACAGTGTTTACCCTGGAGAATCATTGCAGTTACACAGTTTGGCCCGGCACACTTTCCGGCAACGGCGCTGCCCTTCTCGGCGAAGGCGGTTTCGCCCTGGCACCCGGTTCGGCGGTCCAGCTCACCGCGCCGGCTGGCTGGTCCGGCCGCTTCTGGGCCCGGACCGGGTGCAGCTTCGACGCCTCCGGAAGCGGAAAATGTGTCACCGGAGACTGCGGCAGCGGACTGAAGTGCAGCGGCGGAGGCGTTCCGCCGGCGACTCTGGCGGAATTCACCCTCGGAAGCGCCAGCAACGGCAACAAGGACTTCTACGACGTGAGCCTGGTGGACGGTTACAATGTGGGCATGGGTGTGCGGGCTACCGGCGGAACCGGTGACTGCCAGTACGCGGGGTGCGTGGCGGACGTGAACGGTGTTTGCCCGGCGGAGCTGCAGGTGAGAGACGGCAGCGGCGCGGTGGTGGCGTGCAAGAGTGCGTGCTTGGCGTTGAATACGGCGGAGTATTGCTGCACCGGCGACCACAACACGCCGCAGACATGTCCGCCGACGCATTATTCGGAGATATTCAAGAATGCGTGTCCCACAGCGTACAGTTACGCATACGATGATGCGTCGAGCACTTGCACGTGTTCTGGATCAGATTACCGTATCACATTTTGCTCCACGTGA
- the LOC114393424 gene encoding uncharacterized protein LOC114393424 translates to MEFMVRCCSSCALSRFRFSLRFAVVVFEIVLILAWLEANNAKLQEHQFQWGGLEGRIENIASHSCIHDQILEQRKRPGHKVYSVTPQVYEPGLSKPLQHKGRTLLGVSTSLELQGNEKQPIRIYLNYDAVGHSPDRDCQKIGDVVKLGEPPMTSLPGLLSCNPLADPPVFGDCWYNCTSEDISGEDKKHRLRKALGQTADWFRRALFVEPVKGNLRLSGYSACGQDGGVQLPHEYVEEGVSDADLVLLVTTRPTTGNTLAWAVACERDQWGRAIAGHVNVAPRHLTAEAETLLSATLIHEVMHVLGFDPHAFAHFRDERKRRRNKVTEQVMDEKIGRMVTRVVLPRVVMHSRHHYAAFSGNFTGLELEDGGGRGTSGSHWEKRLLMNEIMTGSVDTRSVVSKMTLALLEDSGWYKANYSMADRLDWGRNQGTEFVTSPCNLWKGAYHCNTTQFSGCTYNREAEGYCPILTYSGDLPQWAQYFPQANKGGQSSLADYCTYFVAYSDGSCTDTSSARAPDRMLGEVRGSNSRCMASSLVRTGFVRGSLTQGNGCYQHRCINNSLEVAVDGIWKVCPQAGGPLQFPGFNGKLICPAYHELCNTNPVVVSGQCPSACNSNGDCVDGRCHCLLGFHGHDCSRRSCPSNCTGNGMCLSSGICECKSGYTGIDCSTAVCDEQCSLHGGVCDNGVCEFRCSDYAGYTCHNSSMLFSSLSVCRNVLGNDISGQHCAPSESSILQQLEEVVVMPNYHRLFPGGARKLFNIFGSSYCDEAAKRLACWISIQKCEKDGDNRLRVCHSACQAYNLACGASLDCGDQTLFSSEGGDEGLCTGSGEMKLSWFNRLRNSFSLRNSFSKGISVRYRQF, encoded by the exons ATGGAGTTCATGGTTCGGTGTTGTAGTTCGTGCGCGCTATCCAGATTTCGTTTTAGCCTTCGATTCGCCGTCGTTGTTTTCGAG ATTGTATTGATATTGGCATGGTTGGAAGCCAACAATGCAAAGCTCCAAGAACACCAATTTCAATGGGGAGGTTTGGAAGGGAGGATTGAGAACATTGCCTCACACTCTTGCATACATGACCAGATACTTGAACAGAGAAAGCGACCTGGTCACAAGGTTTATTCAGTTACCCCACAGGTATATGAGCCTGGTCTCTCGAAACCACTCCAGCATAAAGGTAGGACATTACTTGGTGTATCAACATCATTGGAGTTGCAAGGGAATGAAAAACAACCTATTAGGATATATCTAAATTATGATGCTGTTGGCCACTCCCCTGATAGGGATTGCCAAAAAATTGGTGACGTTGTCAAG CTTGGGGAGCCTCCCATGACTTCTCTTCCTGGTTTGCTTTCTTGTAATCCTCTTGCTGATCCTCCAGTCTTTGGTGATTGTTGGTATAACTGCACTTCTGAAGACATTTCAGGAGAGGACAAAAAGCATCGCCTTCGTAAG GCATTAGGTCAGACAGCTGACTGGTTTAGGAGAGCATTGTTTGTTGAGCCTGTCAAGGGTAACTTGAGATTAAGTGGGTACTCTGCATGTGGACAAGATGGAGGTGTGCAGCTTCCTCATGAATATGTTGAAG AGGGAGTCTCTGATGCCGACTTAGTTCTCTTGGTGACTACAAGACCTACAACTGGAAATACACTTGCTTGGGCTGTGGCATGTGAACGGGACCAATGGGGCCGTGCTATAGCTG GACATGTTAATGTTGCTCCTCGTCATTTGACAGCTGAGGCAGAGACTTTGCTTTCAGCGACTCTGATACATgag GTTATGCATGTTCTTGGTTTCGATCCTCATGCCTTTGCTCATTttagagatgaaagaaaaagacGCCGTAATAAG GTTACCGAACAAGTAATGGATGAAAAGATTGGGCGAATGGTAACACGTGTGGTGCTTCCACGTGTTGTCATGCATTCTCGACATCATTATGCG GCATTTTCTGGAAATTTTACTGGCTTAGAGCTGGAAGATGGTGGAGGACGTGGCACATCAG GGTCTCACTGGGAAAAGAGACTTCTGATGAATGAGATCATGACTGGTTCTGTGGATACAAGATCTGTAGTTTCAAAAATGACACTAGCTCTCTTAGAAGATAGTGGATGGTACAAAGCCAATTATAGCATGGCAGACCGACTTGATTGGGGTCGTAACCAGGGAACTGAGTTTGTTACCTCCCCTTGCAATCTCTGGAAAGGGGCCTATCATTGCAACACAACACAGTTCTCTGGTTGTACGTATAACAGAGAGGCAGAGGGTTACTGCCCAATTCTAACCTACAGCGGAGACCTTCCTCAGTGGGCTCAGTATTTTCCTCAAGCTAATAAAG GAGGACAATCCTCATTGGCTGATTATTGCACTTATTTTGTTGCATACTCTGATGGGTCATGTACAGACACTAGCAGTGCAAGGGCGCCTGATAGAATGCTAGGTGAAGTTCGAGGAAGTAACTCTAG GTGTATGGCCTCATCATTAGTGCGCACAGGATTTGTACGAGGTTCTCTGACCCAGGGAAATGGTTGTTATCAGCACAGGTGTATCAACAATTCTTTAGAG GTTGCTGTGGATGGTATCTGGAAAGTGTGTCCTCAGGCTGGTGGACCCCTTCAGTTTCCTGGCTTTAATG gTAAATTAATCTGCCCTGCATATCATGAGCTCTGTAACACAAATCCAGTGGTTGTGTCTGGGCAATGTCCCAGTGCATGTAATTCCAATGGAGACTGTGTTGATGGAAGGTGCCACTGCTTGCTTGGGTTTCATGGTCATGATTGCAGTAGAC GTTCCTGCCCCAGCAATTGCACCGGCAATGGCATGTGCCTCTCCAGTGGAATTTGTGAATGTAAATCTGGCTATACTGGCATTGACTGTTCTACTG CTGTTTGTGACGAGCAATGCAGCCTTCATGGCGGGGTTTGTGATAATGGAGTTTGCGAATTTCGCTGTTCTGACTATGCGGGATACACTTGCCACAACAGCTCCATGCTCTTCTCCAGTCTTTCAGTTTGCAGAAATGTGCTGGGAAATGATATCTCCGGGCAGCATTGTGCTCCCAGTGAATCTAGCATACTACAGCAGCTAGAAGAAGTGGTTGTCATGCCCAACTACCATAGATTATTTCCTGGTGGTGCTAGGAaactatttaatatatttgGAAGCTCCTACTGTGATGAGGCAGCTAAAAGGCTTGCATGCTGG ATCTCAATCCAAAAGTGTGAGAAGGATGGAGACAACAGGCTACGAGTATGTCATTCCGCTTGTCAGGCTTATAACCTAGCATGTGGAGCTTCACTGGACTGTGGTGACCAAACCCTTTTCAGCAGCGAGGGGGGGGATGAGGGTCTGTGCACTGGCTCTGGTGAAATGAAATTGTCATGGTTTAATCGACTGAGAAATAGTTTTTCTTTGAGAAACAGTTTCTCCAAAGGAATATCTGTAAGATATAGGCAGTTTTAG